The DNA sequence TTACGTCGGCTCCGCATTCCTTATCCATTGCGATCTGGAGGAGCGGCCGCAATATCTGCCGTGGGTTGCCGCTCTCTGGGTGGAAGAAGACCGACGGCGCTCAGGTGTGGCCCAGGCCCTGATGCAGGCCGCCACGCAAAGGGCCGCCGAACTCGGCCATCATACCAGCTATCTCTGCTGCCAGAGCGATCTCGAAGCCTATTACATCAATTGCGGCTGGACGGTTCTGGAACGCGGCGTCGGCAAACACGATCTGACCGTGCTGACCTTCAGCACCAAAACATAAGCGTCCCGCCACTTCCAGTGTCGGACAACAGTAGATACCGGAGGAAACATGCACCCGCCAACAGCCGTCATGGAAACCGCAATCTACGTGGATGATCTCGACGCCGCCGAGACCTTTTACCGCGATGTGTTCGGGCTGGAGGTGGTGCGCAGACTGCCCGGCCAATTCGTTTTCTTCAGATGCGGCCAGCAAATGCTGCTGATCTTCGATCCGCAGCAATCCCGCCGGGCAGACCCCGATAATCAGATCCCGCGCCATGGGGCGGTGGGCCAGGGCCACTTCTGCTTTTATGCAAAGAATAAATCGGAAGTGGATGGCTGGAAGGACCGGTTCGAAGCGCTTGGAATTCCCGTCGAACATTACCATCGCTGGCCGAATGACAGCTATTCCGTCTATGTCCGCGATCCCGCGGGTAATTCAGTGGAGGTCGGCGAAGGCAAGCTGTGGGGGATTGAGCAAGCCTGAAAATACTGGGAAAAATGCTATGAAGAACATCTTTGTCGTCACGCACACTCAATCCGTGCACCATGTCGAGAACAAAGTCGGAGGCTGGTATGATACCGAGCTGACACCCAAGGGCAGGGCCGATGCGGAGGCGACAGCCGCCAAGCTTACAGCGATGATCGGCAACGCCCCAGTTGAAATCTTCAGCTCCGATCTCCTCCGAGCCTCCCAGACAGCTGCAATCATCGCTGAACACCTCAAGCACCCTTTTGAAAGCACAGATGACCTGCGGGAAATAAGCTACGGTTCAGCCGGCGGTATGCCGCAGGAGTGGCTCGACGCCCGCCAGATCCCCGCCCCTCATCATAACCGTATGGATCATCGCGGCGGAATTGCTGATGGTGAAACGAGACGTGAAGTGGCCGAAAGGGTGTACCGCTCTGTGAACACCATTATATCACGCCCCTGCCCCGCGCAGGTCATCGTTACCCATGGCTTTGCTCTGACTTTCGTCATCGCGGCATGGATCAAGATGCCGATCGAAAGCGTCGGCCATGTCAGTTTTCCGGCACGGTCTGGCAGCATCACGCATTTGAAGGAAGACGACTATTGGCAAAATCGCGCCGTCGTTTCACTGGCGGATGTTTCGCATCTGACAGACGACGACGGTTGAGAAGCAATCCGCTTGAACATTGCCCGCACGCAAAGGGACAATTGGACATAAGGCCTAACCTCTAGCGTCATCCTCGGGCTTGACCCGAGGATCTAACCACGCCTCGTAGGTCAGTCTGTTGCAGATCCTCGGGTCAAGCCCGAGGATGACGTCGAAGGGTGGGATTACCATGTGATGACCCCACCCCCCTTGGCATTCTCAAAATCAGCCCGCAGATCAGATCTGCCGAACGGCGATCTCTTCTTCCGCGTCCACGGCCAGCGGGTTCTTCAGCGGCAGGCCGAAACCGGCTGCCTCGATCTCGAAGACGTCGCCGGCCTCCGGCTTGATGCCATCTGCGAAGGAAAGGGTTGCCGTGCCGAACATGTGCACATGCACATCGCCGGGCGCACGGAACAGGCCGTATTTGAAGTGGTGGTATTCGAGGTTCGCGAAGGTGTGGGACATGTTGTCTTCACCCGAGACGAACGGCTTTTCGAAGATGACCTTGTCGCCGCGGCGGATACGCGAGGTGCCGCGAATATCCGAAGGTGCGGCACCGACGCGGATTTCCGGGCCGAAGCTTGCCGGGCGCAGCTTGGAATGGGCGAGATAGAGATAGTTGACCCGCTCGGTGACGTGATCGGAAAATTCGTTGGAGACGGCAAAGCCGATGCGCACGGGTTCGCCCTTGTCCGAAATGACGTAGATGCCGGCCATTTCCGGCTCTTCGCCGCCATCCAGCGCAAAGGATGGCGAGGTGAGCGCTGCACCCGGTGCTGCCGCCACATGGCCGTTGCCCTTGTAGAACCACTCGGGCTGCACACCCTTTTCGCCAGCCTTGGGCTTGCCGTTTTCGAGACCCATGCGGAACATCTTCATGGAATCCGTCAGGCTTTCTTCCGCCGCTTCCGTGGTCTTCTTGTGCATGCTGTCGCGGGTTGCGGCCGAACCGAGATGGGTAAGCCCCGTGCCGGTCAGATGCAGATGCGCCGGATCGGGATGGGTGATCGGCGGCAGGAAACGGCCTTCGGCATAGGCCGCTTCGAGGTCGACGGCATCGCCGAGACCATGGGCGGAAATGACATCGGCAAGGCTCTTGCCGCTATTGGCGGCTTCCATGGCAAGCGCGTAGACCGAACCGGCACCCTTGACGACCTGCGCCTGTCCGCCGTCTTCGCGAACCGCTACAATGATTTTGCCACTGGCATCTTTGATCTGTGAAATGAGCACGGGATTTCCTTCCTGCGGCGCAACGCGCCTTATCTTCGTCGGCGCCTTGCGCCTGCACCTTATGAAAGTGGCCGGAAACCGGCCACTTTTTTGATTTGCGATTTGGGTGGGCCGATCAGCCCTTGTTCTTGTTGTAGACGTCGAAGAACACGGCGGCGAGCAGCACGAGGCCCTTGACCATCTGCTGGAAATCGATGCCGAGACCGACGATCGACATGCCGTTGTTCATGACGCCCATGATGAAAGCACCAATGACCGCGCCGGTGATCTTGCCAACGCCGCCCGATGCGGAAGCGCCGCCGATGAAGCAGGCTGCGATCACATCAAGTTCGAAGCCCACACCGGCCTTCGGCGTTGCCGAATTGAGGCGGGTCGCGATGATCATGCCGGCAAGACCGGCCAGCACGCCCATGTTGACGAAGGTGAGGAAGCTCAAGCGTTCGGTGTTGATACCGGAAAGCTTGGTCGCCTTCTCATTGCCGCCCATGGCGTAGACACGGCGACCGATGGTGGTGCGGCGCGTCACGAAGCTGTAAAGCGCAATCAGCACCAGCATCACGATCAGCACGTTCGGCAGGCCGCGATAGGTGGAAAGCTGGTAACCCAGGAACAGGATAGCACCTGAGATCAGCAGATTCTGCACGATGAAGAAACCGAACGGCTCCACGTCGATGCCATGCTTCACGTTCACCACGCGGCGACGCCATGCCAGATAAAACAACGCCACCGTGATCAGCAGGGTCAGGATCATCGAAGTGGTGTTGAGACCTTCGATACCACCGATATCAGGCAGGAAGCCGGTGCTGATGATCTGGAAATCGGTCGGGAAAGGACCGATGTTCTTGCCGCCGAGCACGAACAGCGTCAGGCCACGAAACACCAGCATCCCCGCCAAGGTGACGATGAAGGACGGAATACGGTGATAGGCGATCCAGTAACCCTGGGCAGCACCGATGATACCGCCGATGACGAGACAAATCAGCGCCGCCAGGAACGGGTTCATGCCCCATTGCACGGTCAATATGGCCGCGATCGCGCCGACGAAGGCAACGATGGAGCCGACCGAAAGGTCGATGTGCCCGGCGACGATGACGAGCAGCATGCCCAGCGCCATGATGACGATGAACGAGTTCTGCAGGATAAGGTTGGTCAGGTTCACAGGGCGGAACAGAATGCCGCCGGTGTAGAACTGGAAGAAAACCATGATGGCGACGAGCGCGATCAGCATGCCATATTCGCGGATATTCGAGCGAATATAGGATGAGATCGAGATGACGTTACTTTCTTCGCTTGTTGTGTTTGCCGAACTCATGAGTTCTTCTCCCCTGAGCGCATGATAGCGCGCATGATGCTTTCCTGGCTCGCCTCTCCCTTCGGCAATTCAGCGACGATGCGGCCTTCGTTCATGACGTAGATGCGGTCGCAATTGCCGAGCAGTTCGGGCATTTCCGATGATATCATCAGAACGCCTTTGCCGTCGGCAGCGAGCTGGTTGATGATGGTGTAGATTTCATATTTCGCGCCGACATCGATGCCGCGTGTCGGCTCGTCGAGGATCAGCACATCAGGATTGGAGAACAGCCACTTGGACAGCACCACCTTCTGCTGGTTGCCACCCGAAAGATTGACCGTTTCCTGAAAGATGCCCGAGGACCGGATACGCAGGCGCGTGCGGAAATCGCTCGCCACCTTCATTTCCTTGATGTCGTCGATGATGCTGGCACTCGACACGCCGGCCAGGTTGGCAAGCGTGGTGTTGTGCAGGATATTATCGTTGAGCACGAGGCCGAGATGTTTGCGGTCTTCCGTCACATAGGCAAGACCGGCATCGATGGCGCGGCGCACGGTGCTCACATCCACGGGTTTGCCATGGATCAGCACTTCGCCGCTGATCTTGTGGCCGTAGGACTTGCCGAACACGCTCATCGCGAATTCGGTGCGCCCTGCCCCCATCAGCCCGGCAATGCCGACGACTTCGCCCTTGCGCACGGTGACGTTGATATCGTGCAGAACCTTCCTGTCGCGGTGCTGCTGGTGATAGGCGTTCCAGTTCTTGACTTCGAGAATGGTCTCGCCGATCGGCACGTCGCGCGGCGGATAACGATCTTCCAGATCGCGTCCCACCATGTTGCGGATGATGACATCCTCGCTGATTTCTTCCTGATGACAGTCGAGCGTCTTCACCGTCATGCCGTCGCGCAAAACGGTGATCTGGTCGGCCACCTTGCGCACTTCGTTGAGCTTGTGGGTGATGATGATCGAGGTCATGCCCTGCTTGCGGAATTCGATCAAAAGGTTGAGCAGCGCCTCGGAATCGCTTTCGTTCAGCGAGGCGGTCGGCTCGTCGAGGATGAGCAGCTTCACGCTCTTCGACAGCGCCTTGGCGATTTCGACGAGCTGCTGCTTGCCCACACCGATATCGGTGATCAGCGTCTCCGGCGATTCCTTCAGGCCCACTTTCTTTAAGAGTTCGCGGGTCCGGTTGAAGGTCTGCTGCC is a window from the Agrobacterium tumefaciens genome containing:
- a CDS encoding histidine phosphatase family protein → MKNIFVVTHTQSVHHVENKVGGWYDTELTPKGRADAEATAAKLTAMIGNAPVEIFSSDLLRASQTAAIIAEHLKHPFESTDDLREISYGSAGGMPQEWLDARQIPAPHHNRMDHRGGIADGETRREVAERVYRSVNTIISRPCPAQVIVTHGFALTFVIAAWIKMPIESVGHVSFPARSGSITHLKEDDYWQNRAVVSLADVSHLTDDDG
- the araD1 gene encoding 2-keto-3-deoxy-L-arabinonate dehydratase AraD1; translated protein: MLISQIKDASGKIIVAVREDGGQAQVVKGAGSVYALAMEAANSGKSLADVISAHGLGDAVDLEAAYAEGRFLPPITHPDPAHLHLTGTGLTHLGSAATRDSMHKKTTEAAEESLTDSMKMFRMGLENGKPKAGEKGVQPEWFYKGNGHVAAAPGAALTSPSFALDGGEEPEMAGIYVISDKGEPVRIGFAVSNEFSDHVTERVNYLYLAHSKLRPASFGPEIRVGAAPSDIRGTSRIRRGDKVIFEKPFVSGEDNMSHTFANLEYHHFKYGLFRAPGDVHVHMFGTATLSFADGIKPEAGDVFEIEAAGFGLPLKNPLAVDAEEEIAVRQI
- a CDS encoding VOC family protein, coding for MHPPTAVMETAIYVDDLDAAETFYRDVFGLEVVRRLPGQFVFFRCGQQMLLIFDPQQSRRADPDNQIPRHGAVGQGHFCFYAKNKSEVDGWKDRFEALGIPVEHYHRWPNDSYSVYVRDPAGNSVEVGEGKLWGIEQA
- the gguB gene encoding sugar ABC transporter permease GguB, whose translation is MSSANTTSEESNVISISSYIRSNIREYGMLIALVAIMVFFQFYTGGILFRPVNLTNLILQNSFIVIMALGMLLVIVAGHIDLSVGSIVAFVGAIAAILTVQWGMNPFLAALICLVIGGIIGAAQGYWIAYHRIPSFIVTLAGMLVFRGLTLFVLGGKNIGPFPTDFQIISTGFLPDIGGIEGLNTTSMILTLLITVALFYLAWRRRVVNVKHGIDVEPFGFFIVQNLLISGAILFLGYQLSTYRGLPNVLIVMLVLIALYSFVTRRTTIGRRVYAMGGNEKATKLSGINTERLSFLTFVNMGVLAGLAGMIIATRLNSATPKAGVGFELDVIAACFIGGASASGGVGKITGAVIGAFIMGVMNNGMSIVGLGIDFQQMVKGLVLLAAVFFDVYNKNKG
- a CDS encoding GNAT family N-acetyltransferase; the protein is MYTISDYRDCQSHGPVIAQRVWTAWWQDSGLQVGDVAEHLKDMTNPHALPTGFVAHDGEAYVGSAFLIHCDLEERPQYLPWVAALWVEEDRRRSGVAQALMQAATQRAAELGHHTSYLCCQSDLEAYYINCGWTVLERGVGKHDLTVLTFSTKT
- the gguA gene encoding sugar ABC transporter ATP-binding protein GguA, coding for MANTILEMRNITKTFPGVKALENVNLKVKEGEIHALVGENGAGKSTLMKVLSGVYPAGTYEGEIHYEGAVRNFRAINDSEDIGIIIIHQELALVPLLSIAENIFLGNEVASNGVISWQQTFNRTRELLKKVGLKESPETLITDIGVGKQQLVEIAKALSKSVKLLILDEPTASLNESDSEALLNLLIEFRKQGMTSIIITHKLNEVRKVADQITVLRDGMTVKTLDCHQEEISEDVIIRNMVGRDLEDRYPPRDVPIGETILEVKNWNAYHQQHRDRKVLHDINVTVRKGEVVGIAGLMGAGRTEFAMSVFGKSYGHKISGEVLIHGKPVDVSTVRRAIDAGLAYVTEDRKHLGLVLNDNILHNTTLANLAGVSSASIIDDIKEMKVASDFRTRLRIRSSGIFQETVNLSGGNQQKVVLSKWLFSNPDVLILDEPTRGIDVGAKYEIYTIINQLAADGKGVLMISSEMPELLGNCDRIYVMNEGRIVAELPKGEASQESIMRAIMRSGEKNS